A window of Elephas maximus indicus isolate mEleMax1 chromosome X, mEleMax1 primary haplotype, whole genome shotgun sequence genomic DNA:
CTCCAGTGGAGGGGCAGCCCTGGTGCCCTGGATGGGGGTGGAGCTGGTAAACTgcaggccttaaaaaaaaaaggcctatacAATGGCTTTattcttgttgttaagtgcccttgagGCGGCAACTTTATgtaccctatatacaatagaacaaaacactgcccagtcctgtaacaACCTCACAATAGTttttatgtttgggcccattcttGCAGTCACGGTggcagcccatctcattgagggtcttcctcttatttgctgaccctctactttaccaagcatgctgtccttctccagggactggtccctcctgataccttgtccaaagcacatgaggcCAAgtttcgtcatccttgcttctaaggagcactctggctgtacttcttcccagacagattctttcattcttctggcagtccatggtatattcaatattcttcaccagcaccacaattcaaaggcatcaattcttttttggtcttccttattcattgcccagtttcatatgtgtatgaggtgattgaaatgccatggcttgggtcaggggtaccttaatcctctaagtgacatctttgcttttcagttctttaaagaggtcttttgcagcaaatttgcccaatgcaacacaatATTTGATTTCCTAACCTCtgttcccatgggcattgattgtacaTCCAAGTAAGATTAAAGCTTtcacaactgcaatcttttctccatttatcatgacgttgcttattggttcacttatgaggattttctttatgttgaggtgtaatccatacttaagactgtcatctttgatcttcatcagtaagtgcttcaagttctcctgactttcagcaagcaaggtagacTCCTTTGCGTATCCTTggctgttaatgactcttcctccaatcctgatgctatgttcttctctgtacagttcagcttctcagattatttgcttctcatacagactgaataagtatgatgagaggatacaaccctgatgcacacctttcctgactttaaaccatgcagaatccacttgttctgttcaaacaactgcctcttggtctatgtacaggttaagTACCTAGGAACAAATTTAACCAGGAAGGTGAAACACATGTatacagaaaactaaaaaaacattagtcaaagaaattaaagaagacctaagtaaATGCAAGGATATTCCATGTTCACAAATTTCAAGgcttaaatttatatggaaggtcAAGTGactccaaatagctaaagcaatcttgaagaaatagattagagtaggaaGTCTCACACTTTGTGATTTCAAAGCATACTATAAATTCACAGTAATTAAAACCACCTGGTACTAGTATAATAACATATgtaggccaatggaatagaattggaagttcagaaataaatccatacatgtaTGGTCAACTGGTTTTCAACAacggtgctaagtccattcaatgggcaaaaaagagtctcttcaataagtgGTACCTGGAAAAccggatttccacatgcagaagaatgcagGATccgtgcctcacaccatacacaaaagccaactcaaaatggatcaacgaccTAGATgtaaaaacgaaatccttgaaagtgttagaagaaaatgtagcgGCAAGGCTGCAGGTCCTAGGTTTTAACAATGCATtatcagatatgacaacaaagcacaagcagcaaaagacaaaatagataaatgggacctcgtAAAAAGTAAATATCTTTGTTCATCAAAGAACTTAGtcacaaagtgaagagacaacctatagattggcagaaaattttcaggaaacacaaatctgataaaggtctaatatccaaaatatattacaacaaaaagaaacaacccaccCACAAAAtgtgcagaggacttgaacagacatttcacaaaagggtatatccaaatggccaacaagcacatgagaagatgttcaatgtcattagccattagggacatgcaaatcaaagctacaatgagataccacctcaacctcattagaatggcaatgattaaaaaaaaataagcagcataatgataaatggagaaaagattggaattGCACATAGTCTTCACTGGGGATACGTGGATGGCAAacatgcatatgaaaagatgttcaacatcattggtcactagagaaatgcaaattacaacCACAATACCATATGGCTAAAATGATAAAAGTCTGACCACATCAGGTGTTAGCAGGGATGGAGAGGAATCGGAACCCTCACACACAGCTTGTGGTAATGTAACACGGCACAGCCACTTAGGAAAATGTAAAAGTGAAATGTATACCTACTATATGAGccagccattccactccttgGCATTTACCCAAGAGGAATAAAAGCATATGTCTACCAATGTTTACAGTACCTCTATTAATAATctccaaaagctggaaacaacccgaATGTCCTTCGACaggagaataaacaaaatgtggtataaccACGGAATGGAATACTACTTGGCAATTTGAAGCAATGAACTATTAAcacatacaacatggatgaatgtctaataattatgctgagtgcaagaagccagacacatcccctccccccaaaaaagaaaaagagaactgGCTGTATGAATCCATAGATATAAAAtgatagaaaatgaaaactatGTGGATACAAAGAAGATCAATGGTGGccggggggtggggcaggggggcagggggaggagaaagaaagggagggttgggagggagggatTACCAAGGGGCATGAAGTAGCTGTTGCGGGGAGACAGATATGGTgactatcttgattgtggtgatggtgacatgcataaatatatatgccTAAACTTACCAAATACATGCAGTTTAGTGTCTGTCAGTTATACCTCAATGAAGCTCTTAATAAAAAGCATGTGACAGATCTCTACAATAATGAATTAGGAAAATAATGACGAGGAAAAGGCAAGTTGCAGAATACCACTCTCCCATTtttgcaaaagaataaatgtgtTCATATGTATACTAGAAAATATGCAAGAAAAAATCGGGAGACTACATACCAAAATATTACACGATTCAAGATTATGCTGTATAAGTACATTTATTGACATGGAAAGATTTTCACAATATACTGCTAGGGAAAAAGCATGTTACAAACAGTACTGAGAGCATGATTTCATTTAACTGTGTAAAAGTCTTAAAGCGTATAACCCGATACTTTCACACACAGAATCTTTCTCTTTAGCTCAGACCATGGGCTGTACTTCCTGCCATAAGACTTACAGAACTCAGCCACAGGCCAAACTCCTGGGAATACTTTCTGGGCCATACAGACTTCCAGAAATCACCATCTTGTGGGTTGAGACAGCTGCCGTTTTGGGTCGACTGTCGCAGACACTGCTGGGCCAAACCCATCTATACATCCCAGACTTTTCTCCTGACCTCCAGCCAGGTGGAGCCAAAAGCCTAACTGACATGGCCAGATTGGAGAAAGTTAAATGTTAAGAATTGCAAGCCCGGCAGGGACATCATTCACAGCAGAATTGAGCCATTCAAATCAAATAGTCCCTGAGCCTTGAAGACCACCATGGGAAAAAGTGAAGGGGGACTGTAAGGCAGTGTGGTGACGGTGGGTTTCGGTATCAGACAAACATGATTACCATACAAAACAGCTATGCCACTTGCCAGCTATGGGAATGTAGGAAAAAATTAAATCCCTCAGATTCTCATTGGAGACTACCCAGATTAATGACTTAGAATAAAAAGAAACACTAGTAGCCTATCCAACAGGATCATcgggagaaagagacagaaaaaaaaaaaaacctgtaaaatgTGGTGCCGACAGTGTCTGACATAGAGTAGGCACTCGGAGAACGTTTCCCCTGTaaacctccttcctttctttctgtaaGAGATGACACTGACATAAACCAAATAGCCTGACAATATGAGAACTCCAAATGTGGTACcgagataaaaaattaaataaactaacATGACATTTTGACTGAGACTCAGGTCCGTTTACGTGTTGTAGAATGAGTTGTGTGATGCAggtggaatagggaaaatagttATTCCTTTTACATTAAACAGTCTACACTGTAGCAATCCCTGCTTCCTTTAAGGATCAAGAGGGCACGTTTGGCTACGAGCATATATACGCTGTCGGTACTGGCGCTCatatttctgtgtgtatatgCCTTATTTCTGCAACTAGACTATAAActcaagggtttttttttcttttgttgtgctttgcttttcattttttgcCACGTGAAGCCACAAATGGATCTATGTGGATACTAATGAACAAGCTGGCTTACTTCCAATGTCGGTTCACCATCTCCTTACGGAAAATGCTACACATCTCCCAAACTAGACAGGATGAAGATCAACAGGTATTTTCGGCTCAAGGGGTAATATTCATTTGATATCCAAATATGATCTAGCTCAAACCCAGAGGCTGTCACAAGTAACATCACGTTAAAGATGCAATTTATAACGTGCACATGGTGATAAGCACAGCATTATGCAAGGCTCTTTGGGAACATACGGCCTATTAAAGTTTGGAGATTGTTCcaagttttctcttttatttctggcTCATTTTACAATTTTTTCAATAATCGTTTTAACTTCACGGAACACAGCCTTGAGTTCATTATAACTCACGGGATTAACAACTACAATCGATCCCCTTCTGATATGCTCCTTTATGTTAACAAATATGGCCACGGCAGTAACAAGATTGGCTTTTGCCTCTTTCTGGTGAAAGATGAGTTTTAATGCTGACAATACCTGAGTATTCATCATGTCTCTTGCTGCAATGGGATTTTCAGACATATTCAAAAGTACTTTCAAAACCAGATTTCTGGTTTTATGATTTCCCAGGGATAGCATACGGGAAAGCTCTGGAAGGTAAGCGGCAACAATGAAGTGATGGTCACGGTCAGCACTCAGCTGCCCTAATTCCTTTAATCCAGATCGCTGACCAGGTGAGTTCAAGGGAAAAGACACGGTTTCCTTACACATATGCACAACATGTAATATACTCCTGCGTTGTCTTTCCTCCGCAGAAATGGGATTCAGAGTAATTTCAGCCTTTCTTGTCATGTCCGGGAATTGAAAATCGAGCAAGCTTTCAATAACAGTCAGCACACCCATCTCATTAATGAGCTCTTGGGCAAGGGGATGAACCTTGATGATACCCATTGCAATTTGAGCTATTTTATGAATGACAGGATCAGCATTTGACTTAAGTAAGCTAACAAGTTTTTCAAAGTCCTCAGAATTCAGGCGGCATTCCATTTTGCAAGGGCAAGGAAATGGCCTAATCCCATTCAGCTCCCTGATCCTGATCTGCCCTCTGATCTTCTCTATGGCCTGAGTGCAAGTCTCAGAATCAAATGGGTACGCGTCTATAGACTGTAGGCATATGGAAGTGCCCTCACGAAGACCGGCTTCTGCCGCAGGCAGGGAACCCGTGTTTTTCTCACCTGAGGACTGGGCAGTATATGAAAGAGGCCTTGTCCTCGACGGGACCTGGTATCCAGATGCCAACAATGCCGGAATTTCAGCAGGGCCATTGGGCCAGATAGTTACCTCAGACCAGTCCTTGGGCCTATTTCTTTCATCAATTTCACATGTTACCCAGGGCTTAACTATCCTGTACACAGGTCTAGGATTAGGGTCAAAACTAATTTTATCTCCAACCCAGAACCACTTCCCAATAACgacttccccctcctcctcctcctcgtaGTCCTCCCACTCCTCCTCTtcatcctcctccccctcctcctcttcgtcctcttcctcctctttgtcctcctcctccccctcctccgccCCTGGCCTAGGCTTCCAGCTGGCCCCAGTAGCAGCCTCTATTCCCAACTCCTCAGTATTGATTGAGGCACCAATATCAGTTTCACCTTCGTCCTTAGCGTTCGTCTGATCACCACCAGCCTCTTCCCTGTTCCAGAACCAGGAACCGATACTGGCCTCTTCCCCAGCCCAGAACCAGGCATCAGTATCAGTCTCATCTTTGTGTCTGGCCTCAGATGCAGCACTCTCCTCAGCCACACAAGAAAAACCAGATACCACAGCGGCCTCATCCTCAGCCCTGGGACCAAAGTCTGTATTCATCTCCTCCCCTGACCTGGCCCAGGATCTAGGCATGGCCTTAGCCACGCCTTTGACCAGAGCCGTAGGCTCTGACAGGGCTCTTGTCTTCATCTCAGTAGCAACCTTAGTCTCTGCTACTGCATCTGTCTCAAACCCTGCCCTGGCCTTGACTATGTCAGTAGCCTCCCTCTCTGCTTCAGCCTTTATGCCAGCCCCTTTCCTAGTTTTAGCATGGGTTCCACTCTTATTCTCAGACATGGCTGAAGTCTCGTTATATAGCCCTATTCGGTATCGGCCTTACAACTCAAGGTGTCTCGGGTCAGTGTCTTAACACTCTTTCACTGGGTCAGGCTATAGccttggaagcaacagtcagagTCAATTGTCGGCTCGACAGTCACAGAGTCCCCTTTGAAAACACACAGCCTCTGTTAATAATACAGACAGAGGGCAGAGGCACACTCAGGCTGGAGGAAGATGACGGCTCCTGGGTGCAGACCTGCTCAGAGGGATGTTCTTCTGCCACTCCGAGGCCACCACAGCTGCCACTGAAGATGGACCTGATCTGGAAGAATGAAACGGGGCTTTGAGTCTCTTCCCACTGTACTGCTCTATGCACAAAGTCACATAGAGAGACATGAAAGAAATAGCAGAGACTGACTGTGTGGTACAAATCGATCAGTAGAAAACCTGCGTCCTCATTTTATCCCTTCCACACTCTCACTACTCCCAAACAATACCCTGCCCAGGCCCTACACACTCTTTCCTCTGCATCAAACAGGAGATCGGACCGTGGGAAAGCTTGCTGAGATGAGAACATGAGAGGCTAAGGAGCACCCAGCCCTTCTGACCCCATGCTGGTGTACACCACTCCCCTACAGGTCTACCCAGGCAGGCCTCGTTCTCACGCCAACCTGCACTGATCCGGTGCGATTCTCTCcgccttccttgcttccaaagtaGACAAGCTCTACAGCAGATCCACTGGCAGATCTATGGGCAAAAACACACAAGGGCAGTCTCTCAATCCAGAGAACATCTGCCTTTCCAAATCTACAGCACTGGTTACGCAACATAGCCGACGTCCTTGGACCCTCTTTGCATCACTTCCTTCCCCATTTCCCACCACAGTATCTACCAATCGCTCTATAGACATGATCCTGGCTCACCCACCCCCATTTCCTGTACACAAATGGGCGAGGGCAGAGGTGTCTGGAAAGCTGCAAGTCAATGGTCCAAGATGTGATCTGGTCTCACCCAACTGCCAACAgccaacccccacccccagtcAACGGGGGTACTCATGTTCATACCCACCTTGGATCCAAGCTAATAGTTCATCTTCTTTCTTAAGTTCCAAGAGAACGGCTCCCTACAGACATCTATAGGAGAGGGACAGAGCTATGGATCGACAGAAAGACAGggcacaaaaaagaagaaataagggGACTAGCAGATGGCCCAAAACCCACGACAAGGGTTATAACTTTAGCTTTTATATATTCACGGCCATGTTAAATGCCTACCACCTGTCTGGGTCTCCTCCACTGATTCCCCAGCCATCTCCCCGCCCAGACACACAGCCTGGCTGAATACCCCTCCCCCCATCTCTGAAGTCAGCCATTTCCCAGGAGAGGGCACACCTCTTTCATTGACAAAAGCATGAGGTGTAAGAATGGGTAGTAGAACACAGGTAACTATATTTAGAAAGCATGCAGAGAAAATAGTGGGAACTATTATTTCAGTAATAGCATTATGTGCCCCCTCACCTTCCCCATGTGCTTCATACTTAGATCCTACCTCACTTACCTATGCGAGCCTGCCCTCACAGTGGGTTCCTCAGGAGATGTCCACCTCCCTACCAAAGGAGAGTCCTCCTCCTAGAGAATCAATACATAAAAAGCACTTGGCACATCataaattttagccatttttatgtATCCTTATTGGCCAATTGTATTCTTACAGCCATGAAAAAATATGATACAGGCTAATTTTTATTCACCATCAATGTAACTTGAGGTattctacagggtagctatgagttggaaccgactcgatggcgatgggttttttttttttttttggtgagtgagATAAGAAGTTTACAAAACAATATAAGGTGGCATCTTATTTTttgtacataaaaatataaatacatgcacacatgtataaatatataaatatctgCATAAGAAATCTTTTGGAAGAATGTGATCCTGAAGAAAACATTACTAGGGCTTATTTGTGGGTGGTATGTGTGGCGCGGTGAATTATAGCCATGTGCCACATAATGTCAGTTCGGGCAATGTCCAGCTGCATATaggtccatggtcccataagatTATATAGCACCGGGAGGAGGAGCCTGTGGCCCTTCCTGGATTGGAAGGCTACTGGAGGCAGCGAGTGGATCTGCTGCTACGCTCATGTGAGTTGGCCAATGGGGTCCATGAAATGGGCAGATATGGGGGTGCTGCAGCAATACAGAGATGGGCTGAATCTAGACACATCCCTCTTGCACCCTCTGAGGCACAAAATGCCAATAAGGACTGCTCTGTCTGCCAGCATGAAAGACAGAGGTTGCAGATACCTACGGGGCAGATTTCCTGGGGGGAAGGCCCTGCACATagctggcaagttgattatattggaccaaTGACACTCGTGGCACCAGGTGGCTACAAATGGgtcctcacaggaatagatagATACTTACTCTGGACTGGGTTTTGCATATCCTGTGACAGATGCAAATGCCAAAAACACCATTAAGGGATTGGAACAAAAGATACTGTTCCAAGAAACACACTTTACAGCCCACAGGGTGTAGCAACGGGCCAAGAAACATCATAGTAAATGGACATACCATGTTGCACACCACTCTCAGAGTAATGGTTTGATAGAGAATTGGAATGGGCAACTCAAACATTTGTTATCTAAAACAgagggagataaaggcatgaagggcTGGCTCACATGCTTTCATGAGTATGTGCTCACAGTTAACATGTGGAGGGCAAAGGGAGGATCACCACTGGACAGATTGCTACGATTCTCTGGGGTATCTGCGGAAGAGGGATTGGGGGAGGATGCTGGTGCCACCATACACTTTTTCCCCATGTCACCTAAAATTACTTATTTCCTGCTGGTTGCTACAGCCCCAGGACCAGGGATGCAGCTGCAACTGCTAGAAGCAGGGGTGATCCCTAAGCAAGAGACTGTAACTATACCCCTGAACTTGTATGCCAGAATTCTCAAGGGCCTGATGGGATGGATTGTACCTTCCCCCATCTGGCAAAATTGGGGTTGACAGTGAATACTGCTGTATTGCCTAGTGGCTGAGATAGCCCACTAGTGTTATACCCAGGTAACCCCACCCAACACGAATGGGAGTGGATTGAGGGGGAAGCACTTGCTAGACTGGTGTTGCTACCAGCAATATGGACTAGCACAGCAGCTAAACCTGATGTTCTTTCCCAAGGTCAAAAAGTTtgggtaaaaataaatgacaaatggaaggaaggagaaataatagctgaaggTAAAGGAAGGAATAAATGGGTAATGCAGTAGGGGAAATCTAACATTATACTGATACCTCAAGAGAGACTCAGAGCAAGGGCATAATCTCTCAGgtaaattttatcagaggccagaaagggttaatctgagatgacttttggagaacctgaccagagcAAATGGATACCTGctgcagacctgaatggctggtacctgcgTAACCTCACCCTGAGTACTCTTTGCCCCACTGAACGACTGATTGTTAATGACTATTTGGGACTCGTAAAATGATTGggagtgtgtcatggattgaattgtgccccccaaaaatatctttcaacttggttaggtcataattcccagtattgtatgattgtctaccattttgtcatctgatgtggtttttctATGTGCCATAAATCCTATGACTATGAGGTTAATgggatggattagcagcagttatattgatgagatctacaagactagatagtgtcttaagtcaatctcttttgagatataaagagggaagtgagcagagagacttggggacctcatactaccaaaaagcagtgccagaagcagagcatgtcctttggacctcaggttcCTGAGCGGAGAAGCTCCCGggccaagggaagattaatgacacggaccttccttcagagccaacagggaaagccttcccctgtagatGACgcctggaatttggacttgtagcctactagattgtgagggaataaatttctctttgtgaaagccatccacttgtggtatttcagttatagcagcactagatgattaagaaagAGGGGGAAGTTAATTCTTCAAGTATGAAAGGGCCAGTGGCTGGAAGAGCCAGGGGGTGGCctgcggtgcagtgaattacttagtagggcccttctagccataatcTTTGTGACTCCCATACGAGGAttcagtgggactatgcaaataaggtgcttatggcCCCTCAAGGGGATTGGACTGCTTGCTGCTCATGCAAATGAGGTACATGGAgcacttgtgggggtgggaccatgcaaataagatatATGAAACTCTAACAAGGagattggtcagctttgccatcccgctaggcttaaaaagaggcacgagagagagagaggaggatctGGAACACAGAAAACAGCAAGATGGCTGTGCAGCAGTAGCAAGAGCGATAGCAGCACGAGACtgcaggaaccaggagactggcgccAGACAGATGAGGTGGGGCTTCCCTACCCACGGAGCTgagagttgtaacacttgcccgagaagGCCCTGAGCAGGGCCCAACACCAGAGGGCAAGAAGAAGCTATCCCGatcaagaactgtatcctgagttgttcctgttacttctgagttgttcctgattcTGAGTTGTTCCCTGTTACTTACCTAATACACCACTTAACTCTTAACTCTatgtatggtttgtgagttctgtaagATGTTGCAGTAACTTACAGAACCCAAAGACCAGAggaagagtactgaggggaggaggagtagaTGATGTTAGACATGATGGGGTGGTAAAGTAGTttagaaaagttggacatttgggatatctttaacctctgcctcataggagccAGTTTGTGttaatccttataaaagaaattagtaTATTTTGGGGgagttattttatttccttttctatgttatcTATTCTTACATCTATTATAAACACCTATTGGTCTTGCAATTATACGGAATAAAAAAATGGCAGGGAAACCTATGTGTTCTCATCCCCACCCACAGGAAAGCAACTCAGCTTTACAATGAGGAACATCCCCAAGGTACAGGAAGGGAGACAAGATGTCAGGGGATCCCCTTTCACAGTATAACAAGGCCCATTTTCTCCACCTTCTAAACCACACTGATTATTATCAAGATTTTAAATTTATGCCTAGTAaactgacaaaaaacaaacaaacaaacatggtagctgtctaaggctgggttctctagagaagcaaaagcagcaaagtgtatatatatataaaaaatataaatatatatagatagatctaTATCAAGAGAATTGCTCACGAAATTATAGAAGCTGGAATgtccctagtggcatagtggttaagtgctacagctgctaacctaaagggttggcagtttgaatccactagttgcttcttggaaactctatggggcagttctactctgtcctatagggtcgctatgagtcggaatcaactcgacggtaccgggtttgttttggtttggtggaacgtcccaagtccacagGCCAGGATAGTGGCTTCTCCTGATTCGCAGAGctgcaggggttggtgaacccaatattggcaggtcagacagcagggctattgctcacaggctgcaaagatgggtgaatcccaagatcagcagggaagacggcaagtaagctgctagctcaagacccaagaagtggaggtcagatgaatgggagccaggtgcaggatccagagtaagcaaaagcccacgaaacttgccaggaagtccacttatatattcaatgcaggtcacacccccaaggaaacgccctttcaactgaaagcctactcacagcagatcccatcatggaggtgatcatattatatcaaatctcatcctggaagtgatcacatcatcatacgactgccaagctacatcataactgccaaaccactgaggatcgtggcccagccaaggtgacacataaccttaatgatcacagtaccTCAGTTTCTATTATTGTGCTTTGCCCTGATTAATAGTAAGGTCTTACAACAGGAGGTAGTGTATACTGTGTAGCTGTATGGACTTGGGAGCCACACAGCCTTGTTCAAGTTTTGGCCCTGCAAATTGCTTTGTGTGCCTCAGTTCCATTATGATTAAAATCGATTACAAAGCACCTCCTCataggctgttgtgaggattgaatgagtaAGTATAGCTTTGGCATATACAACAGTGTTGGGCACGGAGGAAGTCAGCAATAAATACTAAccattttcaacattatttttattctaaaattgACCGTTAGTGTTTCTACTGCCACTTTTATTATTGTCTGGATTTATCTTGATACACATGGACTGACTTTTCCTGGAAAAAAGCAGTTCAGAAAATTGTAAGTAATATCATCTCATTGTTGTCCTTAAATATACAAGTGACATTCACATAGTAAATTTCTGAAAACAATATCTATATTCAACTCTTAACGGTGCCTACCCATGAAAAGTAGACTTTTACAAGTTTCtaattacttttttcctttcttgaatttTCCATTTTTACCTACGTCAAAGATGTCTTGGTTTTCGAAGTGAAAAAAATGGTAAGAACAAATAAATATCTCAGctagctatgggtcggaatcaactcaatggcaatgggtttggtttttggttttccacccATAAGTAGAAGGAGCCCtcgtgctgcagtggttaagtgcttggctgctaactgaaaggttggtggtttgaacccatcagccaatctgtaggagaaagatgataGCCAATTAAAAGAACATTCAGAAAAATGTTTGTAACTTATATCTCCCACAAAGTGTTGACTCACTTCTATATCAAAGTTTAAAACAGAAAAGCATAAAAACTAATTACCCATTCAAAAACATGTACGGAATATCAACAGCTTACAGGAAAAAATGCAAATTGTCTTTAAACATATATAAAGAGGCTCAAACTTGCTTTTAGTAACAGAGATGC
This region includes:
- the LOC126069641 gene encoding protein BHLHb9-like — translated: MSENKSGTHAKTRKGAGIKAEAEREATDIVKARAGFETDAVAETKVATEMKTRALSEPTALVKGVAKAMPRSWARSGEEMNTDFGPRAEDEAAVVSGFSCVAEESAASEARHKDETDTDAWFWAGEEASIGSWFWNREEAGGDQTNAKDEGETDIGASINTEELGIEAATGASWKPRPGAEEGEEEDVIGKWFWVGDKISFDPNPRPVYRIVKPWVTCEIDERNRPKDWSEVTIWPNGPAEIPALLASGYQVPSRTRPLSYTAQSSGEKNTGSLPAAEAGLREGTSICLQSIDAYPFDSETCTQAIEKIRGQIRIRELNGIRPFPCPCKMECRLNSEDFEKLVSLLKSNADPVIHKIAQIAMGIIKVHPLAQELINEMGVLTVIESLLDFQFPDMTRKAEITLNPISAEERQRRSILHVVHMCKETVSFPLNSPGQRSGLKELGQLSADRDHHFIVAAYLPELSRMLSLGNHKTRNLVLKVLLNMSENPIAARDMMNTQVLSALKLIFHQKEAKANLVTAVAIFVNIKEHIRRGSIVVVNPVSYNELKAVFREVKTIIEKIVK